AAGTGGCTCTGTTTTTACGTAGAGTTCATCATCTCGGTATGCCACAGGAACAGTATATTTACCGATATAATGAGTGTTAAAAATTTTAATGGTATCCTGTCCAGGGCAAGGTGCGGGATAATTTCGAGCATTCTTTTCAAAGACATAGGTTCTGTCCAATGTCAATGTAGCAACAGTTGAATTGTCTTTCTTTTTATAAATTCGGGCAGTCATTGTTTTAGGAAACTTTGAAAGTTCCTCAGCAGAAGTCCAATAGATGAGGCGAAATACGTATTCACGAGGAACGTTATCCCCATTTCCAGTATTACCTGTCCATGCAAAACTGGCGTCAATGTAGCTGCCTTTTATGTTTACTCTTTCTTGCCCCAGGCTCTTTTGCCCAAAACCAAAACTTAGCATTATCACAATCACAAAACAAACAATCGCTTTCATAGCATCATAGTGGTGGATTAGCAACTGAGAAATTCAGCAAATGCCACCGAGTGGAACACTTCACCAGGCTTGGCATGGCTTGATAAAAACAGGTAATATTTGGCTCCGCCCATGTATTGGCCTGCTTCAACGAGCATATCAAGTAGCCCATCACCGTCAATGTCGCCTGCCACCACGACACTCGCTGGCAAACGCTCTTCAAACTTCTTCACGGCGCAGAGGAGCTGCTTGATGGGTTTGCCATTACGGACAGTAGAAATGTAAAGTTTGTAATTGGTGGTTTCATAGTAGTCTTTCTCCCATTTAGGACTTGTTTTTTTGTAACCCGTGGCCGTGATGGTGTACGTTTCTCCCATATAGTAAAACGACTTATTGAAGGCAGGTGCTATGGCTTGACTGTTATTAATAGAAAGTCCCAAAAACTTGTGGCTCTTAACGTTTTTGTTGTGGATGAGCAGTCGGCAGTTATCTCCGTTTAATGCCCTAATCTGGGTGTCGCCACTATCACAAAAGTCCTCTACTTTGTCGGTTGCAATATTGGTTGGCTTAATTGCATACACACTATTTTCGTCAAAAACCCCTATAAACTGGATAGTTTGATGGTTTTCAGGCAAATCTTCCTCATAATAAGTAGAACCCGAAAAGTAAATCTTGATGGGGGTGTCAGTAGAGGTTTTTTGTTGGTAAAAGCAAAACAGACAGGCTAAAAATATAGTAATGAGTTTCATGTTTGGATGGATTTTTAGTGATTTTATTGTTTAGTAATCACAAATTCTACTCTACGATTTGCTTCGGACGATGTTCTGTAGAGGGGTTTAGTAT
Above is a window of Runella slithyformis DSM 19594 DNA encoding:
- a CDS encoding FG-GAP repeat protein → MKLITIFLACLFCFYQQKTSTDTPIKIYFSGSTYYEEDLPENHQTIQFIGVFDENSVYAIKPTNIATDKVEDFCDSGDTQIRALNGDNCRLLIHNKNVKSHKFLGLSINNSQAIAPAFNKSFYYMGETYTITATGYKKTSPKWEKDYYETTNYKLYISTVRNGKPIKQLLCAVKKFEERLPASVVVAGDIDGDGLLDMLVEAGQYMGGAKYYLFLSSHAKPGEVFHSVAFAEFLSC